The Flavobacteriales bacterium genome includes a window with the following:
- a CDS encoding lamin tail domain-containing protein — MKKILFSALALSLSAVNAQDCSELFFSEYIEGSSKNKALEIYNPKGENVDLSTYYIKRYKNGQGLADTELQLSGVVKSKDVVVVSNGEKEDGGFGTVDPKLFAYADIQGTGIYATSPMFFNGNDAMTLEKIDGTIVDIFGKIGEDPGEGWCDSAALDYKADDNNFFLSWTSNHTLVRKATVKKGITANPSFFNPALEYDSNAINYTGNLGKHTCECGNTDDSDWTELVLNVNEYQAFSFIAFANNGLLNIGAATEIKNVQLFNTAGQHVKTVSAESNQLEIPVESLKGIYILKLTSTENTVSSSKVNIQ; from the coding sequence ATGAAGAAAATATTATTTTCTGCATTGGCATTAAGCCTAAGTGCTGTAAACGCACAAGATTGTTCAGAGCTATTTTTCTCAGAGTACATTGAGGGATCTAGTAAAAACAAAGCTTTAGAAATTTACAATCCTAAAGGGGAGAATGTTGATTTATCAACTTATTATATCAAAAGATATAAAAATGGACAGGGTCTTGCTGACACAGAGCTACAACTTTCTGGAGTAGTTAAGTCGAAAGATGTAGTTGTTGTATCAAATGGAGAAAAAGAAGACGGAGGTTTTGGAACTGTTGACCCTAAATTATTTGCTTATGCAGATATTCAAGGAACAGGAATTTATGCAACTTCACCGATGTTTTTTAATGGTAACGATGCTATGACTCTTGAGAAAATTGACGGAACTATCGTTGATATCTTTGGAAAAATAGGAGAAGACCCAGGAGAAGGATGGTGTGATTCTGCAGCTTTAGATTACAAAGCAGACGATAACAATTTCTTTCTTTCATGGACTTCAAACCATACTTTGGTAAGAAAAGCAACAGTAAAAAAAGGAATCACTGCGAACCCAAGCTTTTTCAACCCAGCATTAGAGTATGATTCAAATGCAATTAACTATACAGGAAATCTAGGGAAGCACACTTGTGAATGTGGAAACACTGATGATTCTGATTGGACTGAATTAGTACTTAACGTAAACGAATATCAAGCATTTAGTTTTATTGCATTTGCAAACAATGGACTTTTAAACATTGGAGCAGCAACTGAAATTAAAAACGTACAATTGTTTAATACTGCAGGACAACATGTAAAAACCGTTTCAGCGGAAAGTAATCAATTAGAAATTCCAGTTGAAAGCTTAAAAGGTATTTATATTTTGAAGCTTACGTCAACTGAAAATACAGTTTCTTCTTCTAAAGTAAATATCCAATAG
- the rlmN gene encoding 23S rRNA (adenine(2503)-C(2))-methyltransferase RlmN, whose translation MQTPTKPDIRLFSKDELIESLVSLGEKKFRAKQIEEWLWVKGARSFEEMTNLSKGLRQTLETNFGIYPVQIAEEQISNDKTIKVAFELHDGKICEGVLIPAGDRMTACISSQVGCSLACEFCATGKLKRERNITYPEIYDQVWLINQIAQKYYQKKLSNIVLMGMGEPLMNYKNVKQGIEKITQEIGLQMSPRRITLSTAGVAKMITRMADEKVRFPLALSLHAATDEKRTKIMQINETNNLEVLSQALQYYYEQTGNQITLEYIIFKDFNDSIEDAKHLHQFAKKVPCKINILEYNPIDDGGFKKADLKKVDAFKDYLEGKRLIVNIRRSRGKDIDAACGQLANKNSSVK comes from the coding sequence ATGCAAACACCAACCAAACCAGACATCAGACTTTTCTCTAAGGATGAACTTATAGAATCACTAGTTTCACTAGGGGAAAAAAAATTTAGGGCCAAGCAAATAGAAGAGTGGCTTTGGGTAAAAGGCGCTCGTAGTTTTGAGGAAATGACCAATCTTTCAAAAGGTCTTAGACAAACCTTGGAAACAAACTTTGGTATTTACCCTGTGCAAATAGCCGAAGAACAAATCAGTAATGATAAAACCATCAAAGTAGCCTTTGAATTGCACGACGGAAAAATATGCGAAGGAGTTTTGATTCCAGCGGGAGATAGAATGACCGCCTGTATTTCCTCTCAGGTAGGATGTTCTTTAGCTTGTGAGTTCTGTGCAACAGGAAAACTCAAGAGAGAAAGAAATATTACTTATCCAGAAATATATGACCAAGTTTGGTTGATCAACCAAATTGCACAAAAATACTATCAAAAAAAGCTCTCAAACATTGTACTTATGGGAATGGGGGAGCCTTTGATGAATTATAAAAACGTAAAACAAGGAATCGAAAAAATCACCCAAGAGATTGGTTTGCAAATGTCTCCAAGGAGAATTACCCTTTCTACCGCAGGTGTTGCCAAAATGATTACAAGAATGGCAGATGAAAAAGTACGTTTTCCACTCGCACTTTCTCTCCATGCTGCTACCGATGAGAAAAGAACGAAGATCATGCAGATCAATGAGACAAATAATCTTGAAGTTCTTTCTCAAGCGCTACAGTATTATTATGAGCAAACAGGAAATCAGATTACCTTAGAGTATATTATTTTCAAAGATTTTAATGATTCCATTGAAGACGCAAAACACTTGCATCAGTTTGCTAAAAAAGTTCCTTGTAAAATAAATATCTTAGAATATAACCCAATAGATGATGGAGGATTCAAAAAGGCAGATCTCAAAAAAGTGGATGCCTTTAAAGATTATTTAGAAGGAAAAAGGTTGATTGTCAATATTCGTAGAAGTAGAGGGAAAGACATTGATGCAGCTTGTGGGCAATTGGCAAACAAAAATTCAAGTGTTAAGTAA
- a CDS encoding T9SS type A sorting domain-containing protein, translated as MKKLLLSAIALMSVGVVSAQNPWSPPASVPSGTYTDLNGNSHDIQGYLNAGKTVLVDISATWCGPCWSLHNNKGLETAYQILGPNGQDDVVVLFIEGDNSTTLADLQGTGPKTIGNWIEGTNYPIIDDGALAQAFNATYFPTLFKICPDGTMTEVSPRTPIGIFNALKGCTGVELPANEIGITANYSYACDDEIGVSVKATNFGSATSTGAVDIKHQGTTVHTFNISAPSLADSTFLSSFTSSSVNTNDLTFEFTPASGTDKAYNNVDDASINQTTMDAFNEFNITLHTDSFPSETSVLLINPITSTVLWSTPQYQGNISGGNLYPGGPDADKDFSYTQNITNGECVLVYLRDSYGDGMKVAGASGAYMRVKDANNNLIAEVKNTDGNFRTVGKFVKADENVSIDEIMKGAFKIYQDGSFVIITNPGLIGNTVTITDIQGKTIHAAKVAEDLTFDTQNLASGTYLVTIGNHTEKFIVR; from the coding sequence ATGAAGAAATTATTACTTTCTGCAATAGCACTAATGAGTGTTGGAGTAGTTTCTGCTCAAAACCCATGGTCTCCACCTGCATCTGTACCAAGTGGAACTTACACGGATCTTAACGGAAACTCTCATGATATCCAAGGATATTTGAATGCAGGTAAAACAGTGCTAGTTGATATTTCTGCAACGTGGTGTGGACCATGTTGGTCTCTACATAACAATAAAGGACTAGAAACAGCTTATCAAATACTAGGACCAAACGGTCAAGATGATGTAGTTGTTCTTTTTATAGAAGGAGATAACTCAACTACTTTAGCCGATTTACAAGGTACAGGACCTAAAACTATTGGAAACTGGATTGAAGGAACTAATTACCCAATCATTGATGATGGTGCTTTAGCTCAGGCTTTTAATGCAACTTACTTTCCAACTCTTTTCAAAATTTGTCCTGATGGAACAATGACAGAGGTTTCACCAAGAACACCTATCGGTATCTTTAATGCCCTTAAAGGATGTACGGGGGTTGAATTGCCAGCAAATGAAATAGGAATTACAGCGAATTATTCTTACGCTTGTGATGACGAAATTGGTGTTTCTGTAAAAGCTACAAACTTTGGTTCTGCAACTTCAACAGGTGCAGTTGATATCAAACACCAAGGAACTACCGTTCATACATTTAATATTTCAGCACCTTCTTTGGCTGATTCAACTTTCTTATCTTCATTTACATCATCAAGTGTAAATACAAATGATTTGACGTTTGAATTTACACCAGCTTCAGGAACAGATAAGGCATATAATAACGTTGATGATGCATCAATCAATCAAACTACAATGGATGCTTTCAACGAGTTTAATATTACTTTACATACAGATAGTTTCCCATCAGAAACTAGTGTTTTATTGATTAACCCAATAACATCAACTGTTTTGTGGAGTACTCCACAATATCAAGGGAATATTAGTGGTGGAAATCTTTACCCTGGTGGTCCTGATGCTGATAAAGATTTTTCATACACTCAGAATATTACGAATGGAGAGTGTGTTTTAGTTTATTTACGTGATTCTTATGGTGATGGTATGAAAGTAGCTGGAGCTTCTGGAGCATATATGAGAGTTAAAGATGCGAATAACAACCTTATTGCTGAGGTGAAAAATACTGATGGTAACTTCAGAACTGTAGGTAAATTTGTTAAGGCTGATGAAAATGTATCGATTGATGAAATCATGAAAGGTGCATTTAAAATTTACCAAGATGGAAGTTTTGTAATTATTACTAATCCAGGATTAATTGGAAACACAGTAACTATTACAGACATTCAAGGAAAAACAATTCACGCTGCAAAAGTAGCTGAAGATTTAACTTTCGACACACAAAACTTAGCTTCTGGAACTTACTTAGTAACTATCGGTAATCACACAGAGAAGTTTATCGTAAGATAA
- a CDS encoding Omp28-related outer membrane protein produces the protein MKNYKFTTLSIVGLLAFSSMNAQLTVDTSPQKKNVVLEEYTGIYCGYCPDGHKIANQVKQANPNDVVLINVHTGSFANPNGSDPDFRTPFGSALAGQTGLTGYPAGTVNRHVFSGSNTALSRSAWQASATTILGQDSYVNMAIEGSVNVQTRVLTVNVKAYYTGNGANNNKINVALLQSKVEGPQSGSAGNPSQVLPNGNYEHNHMLRHLITGQWGEAIDTTTQGTTVTKTYTYTIPADLNGVAYEIGNLEVAAFITEGQQEIITGVDADVTLDVPAGVSIIDFESTDATDAAVGYCNTSATPKLTVKNAGNNVISSFKASYSLNDGTKVYENVSTPLAVGASTTVSFPVVNLTDMVNRFEFGVEGTSSSEIEVTFGNNSARTGLFLNLGSLGVKHTESFEDASNAGDLEKCALTSTGLSVYVLKQGDLQNWNTKLGAYEQSEKAMMFHNYAAPKGSKVYVTYEKVDFSAGVDHGFVFDHAYAQYDDSSNDELSVRISEDCGANWTNVLTLKGASAATGPLSSNGLFAPKSAHWRKNIIDLTSYSGKSDLMIQIVGTSDYGNNFWVDNVTFGEDAPISVNENNVIDYTVFPNPATDFVNLKGENLQGETFKIFDVTGKLIKQNTLNNDLRIDVSELAAGVYSLQVKGQSSRLIVQ, from the coding sequence ATGAAAAACTACAAATTTACTACCTTATCTATTGTGGGACTACTTGCTTTTTCGAGCATGAATGCCCAACTTACAGTAGATACATCCCCACAAAAGAAAAATGTGGTATTGGAAGAATACACAGGAATTTACTGTGGATATTGTCCTGATGGACATAAAATTGCTAATCAAGTTAAACAAGCAAACCCAAATGACGTTGTTTTAATTAATGTTCATACTGGAAGCTTTGCAAATCCTAATGGTTCTGACCCAGATTTTAGAACACCATTCGGTTCTGCACTAGCGGGTCAAACAGGACTTACGGGTTACCCTGCAGGAACAGTAAACAGACATGTATTTTCGGGATCTAACACAGCTCTTAGTAGAAGTGCATGGCAAGCATCTGCTACGACCATTTTAGGACAAGACTCTTATGTAAACATGGCAATTGAAGGATCTGTTAATGTTCAAACAAGAGTACTCACTGTTAACGTTAAGGCCTACTATACAGGAAACGGAGCAAACAATAACAAGATAAATGTTGCACTTCTTCAATCAAAAGTAGAAGGACCACAGTCTGGTTCTGCTGGAAACCCAAGTCAAGTGTTACCGAACGGTAATTACGAGCATAATCACATGTTGAGACATTTGATCACTGGACAATGGGGAGAAGCAATTGATACGACAACACAAGGAACAACCGTTACAAAAACCTATACTTATACTATTCCAGCTGATTTGAATGGTGTTGCATACGAAATTGGAAACCTTGAAGTAGCTGCTTTTATTACAGAAGGTCAGCAAGAAATCATTACAGGTGTAGATGCTGATGTTACTTTGGATGTTCCTGCTGGAGTGAGCATTATTGACTTTGAGAGTACAGATGCCACAGATGCAGCAGTAGGGTATTGTAACACTTCTGCCACTCCAAAATTAACTGTAAAGAACGCTGGAAACAATGTAATCTCTTCATTCAAGGCTTCCTATTCTTTAAATGATGGTACAAAAGTATATGAGAATGTTTCTACACCTTTGGCTGTAGGTGCAAGTACTACCGTTTCTTTCCCAGTAGTTAACCTAACGGATATGGTTAACAGATTTGAATTTGGAGTAGAGGGTACTTCTAGCTCAGAAATTGAAGTGACTTTCGGGAATAATTCAGCAAGAACAGGACTTTTCTTAAACCTTGGATCTTTGGGTGTAAAGCATACAGAATCATTTGAGGATGCTTCAAATGCAGGTGATCTAGAAAAATGTGCATTAACATCTACTGGACTTAGTGTATATGTACTAAAACAAGGAGACTTACAGAATTGGAATACAAAACTGGGAGCTTACGAGCAAAGTGAAAAAGCCATGATGTTCCATAACTACGCCGCTCCTAAAGGATCAAAAGTATATGTAACTTATGAAAAAGTGGACTTTTCAGCTGGAGTAGATCATGGTTTTGTATTTGATCACGCCTATGCTCAATACGATGATTCTTCAAATGACGAATTATCTGTGAGAATTTCTGAAGACTGTGGTGCAAATTGGACTAATGTATTAACGCTAAAAGGTGCTTCTGCAGCAACTGGACCACTCTCTTCAAACGGATTATTTGCTCCTAAGTCAGCGCACTGGAGAAAAAACATCATTGATCTTACATCTTATTCAGGAAAATCAGATCTAATGATTCAAATCGTTGGAACGTCTGATTATGGTAACAACTTCTGGGTTGATAATGTAACTTTTGGTGAAGATGCTCCTATTAGTGTGAACGAAAACAATGTAATTGACTATACTGTTTTCCCAAATCCAGCAACAGATTTTGTTAACCTAAAAGGTGAAAACCTTCAAGGTGAAACATTTAAAATCTTTGATGTAACAGGAAAACTCATCAAGCAAAATACTTTGAATAATGATTTAAGAATTGATGTGTCAGAATTGGCTGCAGGAGTGTATTCTCTTCAGGTAAAAGGACAATCAAGTCGCTTAATTGTTCAGTAG